The Kosmotoga arenicorallina S304 genome contains a region encoding:
- a CDS encoding ABC transporter permease subunit, protein MSFANIYRKEFKWNLRSFIIWTTIFVAFALMYIPLTDQILQQSEAMLKFIEKMPKLLLQIFSFEPELLTKPEGLFGSEGMSFVYILSAVFSSMLAGSMFSKEFEQKTIEYLLVKPCSRLTVFLSKLSVMFSFILILAGTFTFFEIRLFDAFVTQEYSVRILYAFGLYALTVQVFFAALATMISVIVQKSSLNTSISIGLIIFMYFGDSLGRSFENLEWMSIISIFRYIPLIDTIKNNQIMLGNSLIIILISGVFLLAGGLIFSRTDIKL, encoded by the coding sequence ATGAGCTTTGCCAACATATACAGAAAGGAATTTAAGTGGAATCTTCGCTCATTTATAATCTGGACAACGATTTTTGTAGCCTTTGCTTTGATGTATATACCCCTCACAGATCAAATCCTTCAGCAATCAGAAGCAATGCTTAAATTCATAGAAAAAATGCCAAAATTGCTTTTGCAGATATTCAGCTTTGAGCCAGAATTGCTGACAAAGCCTGAAGGGTTGTTCGGGTCTGAAGGCATGAGCTTTGTGTACATCCTATCAGCTGTATTCTCGTCCATGCTTGCTGGTTCAATGTTTTCAAAGGAATTCGAGCAAAAAACTATTGAATATCTCCTTGTCAAACCCTGTTCGCGATTGACTGTTTTTCTTTCAAAGCTCTCTGTGATGTTTAGCTTTATTTTAATACTCGCCGGGACATTCACGTTTTTTGAGATCAGGTTATTCGATGCCTTTGTAACCCAGGAATACAGCGTAAGAATCCTCTATGCTTTTGGACTCTATGCTCTTACAGTCCAGGTATTCTTTGCGGCGCTTGCCACGATGATATCGGTGATTGTGCAGAAAAGCTCCCTTAACACTTCTATTTCTATCGGGCTCATTATCTTTATGTACTTCGGGGATTCTCTGGGCAGAAGCTTCGAAAACCTTGAATGGATGTCTATAATCAGCATTTTCCGTTATATTCCCCTTATAGACACCATAAAGAACAATCAGATCATGCTCGGCAATTCTTTGATAATAATACTCATTTCAGGCGTTTTCCTGCTTGCGGGAGGCTTGATTTTTAGCAGGACAGACATAAAGCTTTAA
- a CDS encoding MDR/zinc-dependent alcohol dehydrogenase-like family protein: MKALYYNNYLELIDVPEPALDKGEALIKILYAGICNTDLEILKGYMGFKGIPGHEFVGEVVKAPANEALVGKRVVGEINIACGRCDMCLAGKRKHCRNIRTLGINNYNGVFAEYAKLPIENLHLIPDEIPDTAATLVEPLAAAFQVLEQAHIKPTDSVCVIGDGKLGLLISIVLEYKGIRHILIGKHPERAKEIIPEVQTHLPFELKGLENSFDVVIEATGNAKGFTSAIEFTKPMGTLVLKSTFAAGESLNLSPVVVKELNITGSRCGPFEPAIKFLTEHHERLNKMISGIFPLNEYQKAFDTAKGSLKVLLRVG, encoded by the coding sequence TTGAAAGCCCTTTACTACAACAATTACCTTGAATTGATAGATGTACCGGAACCGGCATTGGATAAAGGAGAAGCGTTGATAAAAATCCTTTATGCCGGCATTTGCAATACCGATTTAGAAATCCTTAAGGGATACATGGGGTTTAAGGGAATACCGGGACATGAATTTGTAGGTGAAGTTGTCAAAGCCCCTGCCAATGAAGCGCTTGTTGGGAAACGCGTGGTGGGTGAAATAAACATCGCCTGCGGCCGTTGCGATATGTGCCTGGCGGGCAAAAGAAAGCATTGCCGAAACATAAGAACACTGGGAATAAACAACTACAACGGTGTTTTTGCTGAATATGCAAAGCTTCCCATTGAAAACCTGCATCTTATTCCGGACGAAATCCCCGACACAGCTGCAACCCTTGTTGAACCTCTTGCTGCTGCATTTCAAGTGCTGGAGCAAGCTCATATAAAGCCCACTGATAGTGTTTGTGTCATAGGGGATGGTAAACTCGGGCTGTTGATCAGCATTGTTCTTGAGTATAAAGGGATTCGGCACATTCTGATAGGGAAACACCCCGAAAGGGCAAAAGAGATAATCCCTGAAGTCCAAACACACCTACCTTTTGAACTGAAAGGATTAGAAAATTCTTTTGACGTTGTAATTGAAGCGACGGGAAATGCAAAGGGCTTCACCTCAGCTATTGAATTTACCAAGCCCATGGGAACGCTTGTGCTCAAAAGCACCTTCGCAGCTGGGGAAAGCTTGAACCTATCCCCTGTGGTGGTAAAAGAACTTAACATCACAGGTTCCCGCTGTGGCCCCTTTGAACCGGCTATTAAATTTTTGACAGAGCACCATGAAAGGCTCAATAAGATGATAAGCGGTATTTTCCCGCTCAATGAATACCAGAAAGCCTTTGATACTGCCAAAGGGTCGTTGAAGGTATTGCTGAGGGTGGGCTGA
- a CDS encoding DUF4438 domain-containing protein yields the protein MRTNKDRVVKISVSGEVAHPVTRAPFRLAIDGTPWLFPGTGGITYNFTLGDSAYKMAGDHVEPDVSTKNPNDAMNAAYLKYSCIGNEAIVLTGKAKDAKGYVIGKHGGINHVLIHFSQDVKEKLAIGDKIQVKGWGNGLVLEDHPGIRTYNIDPALFEKIPVEEKDKKLYFPVKAVVPGYLMGSGVGSGNPAGGDYDIITNDKVLIGKLGLDKLCIGDFVAIENHNNSFGLGGYMEGAITIGVVVHGDCIITGHGPGVTIILTTNKELIVPVIDEKANLSYYIK from the coding sequence ATGAGAACCAATAAGGACAGGGTGGTGAAAATTTCTGTATCTGGAGAAGTGGCGCATCCAGTTACCAGGGCTCCTTTCAGATTGGCAATTGATGGTACGCCATGGCTCTTCCCGGGAACCGGAGGCATAACCTACAATTTCACTCTCGGAGACAGCGCTTATAAAATGGCCGGAGACCATGTAGAACCGGACGTTTCAACGAAAAACCCCAATGACGCGATGAACGCCGCCTATTTAAAATACTCCTGCATTGGCAACGAAGCAATAGTCTTAACTGGAAAGGCTAAAGATGCAAAGGGATATGTAATAGGAAAACACGGTGGAATCAATCACGTTCTAATTCATTTCAGCCAGGATGTCAAAGAAAAGCTTGCAATAGGAGACAAAATTCAGGTGAAAGGTTGGGGAAACGGTTTGGTTCTTGAGGATCATCCCGGGATTCGCACGTATAATATCGACCCGGCACTTTTTGAAAAAATACCAGTAGAGGAAAAAGATAAAAAGCTGTATTTCCCTGTAAAAGCTGTTGTTCCAGGATACCTTATGGGCTCGGGAGTAGGTTCTGGAAACCCTGCAGGTGGCGATTACGACATTATAACAAACGACAAAGTACTGATTGGAAAATTAGGATTGGATAAACTCTGTATTGGGGATTTCGTAGCTATTGAAAATCACAATAACTCATTTGGACTGGGTGGATATATGGAAGGGGCTATAACCATCGGGGTTGTAGTACATGGGGACTGCATTATCACCGGGCACGGACCGGGAGTGACAATAATTCTCACTACCAATAAGGAGCTCATAGTTCCCGTTATAGATGAGAAAGCTAACTTATCCTATTATATAAAATAA
- a CDS encoding ABC transporter ATP-binding protein — protein MLVAEHLKKYYGKHRGVEDVSFTIKPGEIYGLIGPNGAGKTTTIRIILGLLYKDSGTVKIGEHDIPKELNHVKNKIGYLPGEVNFYPEMRIKEFLKFNRNFYPQIESDYEKELVEFLNIDVEKKFKELSQGNKKKVGILQALVHKPKFLIMDEPTNGLDPLLQSKLYELLEKEREKGTIILFSSHVLTEVERLCQRVGVIKEGNLIKELAMKDIRKYTRKLVTLYGLKKPEKLSGYELVNHNGREFTFSINRTELRSFLNELVNLEFDDLLIRNPSLEESFMEFYAEGVEK, from the coding sequence ATGCTTGTTGCTGAGCACTTGAAAAAGTATTATGGGAAGCATAGGGGAGTGGAAGACGTCAGCTTCACAATCAAGCCCGGGGAGATTTACGGGCTTATCGGGCCTAACGGTGCTGGAAAAACCACCACTATTCGCATTATTTTGGGGTTGCTTTACAAAGACTCCGGCACTGTAAAAATTGGTGAGCATGATATTCCGAAAGAGCTAAATCATGTAAAAAACAAAATAGGATATCTGCCTGGCGAGGTTAACTTCTACCCGGAAATGAGGATAAAGGAGTTTTTGAAATTTAACCGAAACTTTTATCCCCAAATCGAAAGCGATTATGAAAAAGAATTGGTAGAGTTCTTAAACATTGATGTTGAAAAGAAGTTCAAAGAGCTTTCGCAGGGAAACAAGAAAAAGGTTGGAATTCTCCAGGCGCTTGTTCACAAGCCCAAATTCCTCATCATGGACGAACCCACCAATGGGCTTGATCCTTTGCTTCAAAGCAAACTGTATGAGCTGCTTGAAAAGGAACGTGAAAAGGGGACAATAATATTGTTTTCTTCTCATGTTCTGACAGAGGTTGAACGCCTTTGCCAGAGGGTTGGGGTAATAAAAGAAGGGAACTTAATCAAAGAGCTTGCAATGAAAGATATACGCAAATATACGAGAAAGCTGGTAACACTATACGGACTTAAAAAGCCCGAAAAATTGAGCGGGTATGAACTAGTCAATCATAATGGAAGAGAATTCACCTTCTCCATAAATCGAACGGAGCTAAGAAGCTTTCTGAATGAACTGGTAAATCTTGAATTCGACGACCTGCTGATAAGAAATCCCTCTTTAGAGGAATCCTTTATGGAATTTTACGCTGAGGGGGTTGAAAAATGA
- a CDS encoding NHL repeat-containing protein, whose amino-acid sequence MKKSRIFFMIFILLSTTFILAEHSASCSPTDTSSKTVESFLTLANSTIIEISNEGSFTTGIKAHSFCVDNEAKLLFTLNEIYDYSSGKFLLLRTYDSLTGGYIYAGFGIIASVHNDTDDIDFYDYDGNFIKTIEFSGNPVILQSAYGIFLDNNTFLLSEDGYNNVIKVNISDGTAEIFKSFDFGWLGVFAKHEDSYYIYTSAGNAIYKFSASTDPVLIDDGFPAHVTGIVAEESILYFVSNFGNGFYSYNMESGELTKIADLNYPQGLYKITYNVLF is encoded by the coding sequence ATGAAAAAGAGCAGAATTTTCTTTATGATATTTATCCTATTATCAACTACGTTTATCCTTGCGGAACATTCAGCTTCTTGCTCCCCTACAGATACGTCATCTAAAACGGTTGAAAGTTTTTTGACATTAGCTAACAGCACAATTATTGAAATCTCCAATGAAGGCTCCTTTACAACAGGAATTAAAGCTCACTCTTTTTGCGTTGACAACGAAGCAAAACTCCTCTTTACATTGAATGAAATTTATGACTATTCATCCGGGAAATTCCTTCTTCTAAGAACGTATGATTCATTGACAGGGGGGTATATCTACGCTGGATTTGGGATAATAGCATCCGTGCACAACGACACAGATGATATAGACTTTTATGATTATGATGGAAATTTCATTAAAACCATCGAATTTAGTGGCAATCCAGTTATTCTTCAAAGTGCTTATGGAATATTCCTGGACAATAACACGTTCCTGTTATCTGAGGATGGCTACAATAATGTGATCAAAGTTAATATTTCAGATGGAACAGCAGAAATATTCAAATCTTTTGATTTTGGATGGCTGGGAGTTTTCGCCAAGCACGAAGATTCTTACTATATATACACCTCTGCTGGAAACGCGATTTATAAATTCAGCGCTTCTACCGATCCGGTGTTAATAGATGATGGTTTCCCGGCACATGTTACCGGTATTGTTGCGGAGGAAAGCATTCTGTATTTTGTCTCTAACTTCGGCAATGGCTTTTACAGCTACAATATGGAATCTGGAGAATTAACCAAAATAGCCGATCTTAACTACCCACAAGGGTTATATAAAATCACCTATAATGTACTTTTTTAA
- a CDS encoding ABC transporter ATP-binding protein, whose amino-acid sequence MLKRFIAYYKPHLFLFSIDMVCAFLIAGIDLFFPSITKKALDQYIPQRDFNGLITVSIVLGILFLFRAFFTYVVNYWGHIVGVRMEYNMRKDVFSHIQTLSFSFFDKVRTGKIMSRIINDLRDITELAHHGPEDLFISLITLVGAFIILMRTDWRLTLMIFTYIPFLVWFGIKKRQKMSRAFMTERRRIADVNAQLENSISGIRLAKSFTNEDFEREKFDEGNKRFVESRKRALKAMAEMFTGVDLLSNMLKLTVLLIGGYLTLKRIITPGSLVAYFLYVELFLQPIRRLMMLAQQYEAGMAGFKRFIEIMDTKPDIVDREGAIELGRVRGDIEIKNVSFSYDGGEKVLRNISLKIPAGKTVALVGPSGGGKTTLCHLIPRFYEISEGEILIDGINIKDVTLKSLRRNIGIVQQDVFLFAGTIRDNIAYGKGNATEEEIVEAAKRANIHDFIMTLEDGYDTYVGERGVRLSGGQKQRVSIARVFLKNPPILILDEATSALDNETELKIQQSLEELSKGRTSLVIAHRLSTIKHADEIIVITKDGIIERGSHEELLKSKGHYYRLYKSQFRGYIPDSFDEEQAGNLV is encoded by the coding sequence ATGCTGAAAAGATTTATTGCTTATTACAAGCCTCATCTGTTTCTCTTCTCGATTGATATGGTATGTGCTTTTTTGATTGCCGGAATAGATCTGTTTTTTCCGAGTATCACCAAAAAAGCGCTGGACCAATATATTCCGCAACGTGATTTCAACGGGCTTATTACGGTATCCATTGTTCTGGGAATTCTCTTTCTTTTCAGGGCATTTTTTACTTATGTAGTTAATTATTGGGGGCATATTGTAGGTGTGAGAATGGAATATAACATGCGGAAGGACGTTTTCTCTCACATCCAGACACTATCTTTTAGTTTCTTCGACAAAGTGCGAACGGGGAAGATAATGTCGAGGATTATAAACGATTTGAGGGATATCACTGAACTGGCTCACCATGGACCAGAAGACCTTTTCATCTCTCTTATAACTCTTGTCGGAGCCTTTATCATTCTCATGAGAACTGATTGGAGGCTCACTTTGATGATTTTCACTTATATTCCTTTCCTTGTGTGGTTTGGGATAAAGAAAAGGCAAAAGATGTCGCGGGCTTTCATGACTGAAAGAAGGCGAATTGCCGACGTCAATGCCCAGTTGGAAAACAGCATTTCCGGAATACGACTTGCAAAATCCTTTACGAATGAGGATTTTGAAAGGGAAAAATTTGACGAAGGGAACAAAAGATTTGTAGAGTCAAGGAAACGTGCTCTAAAAGCCATGGCTGAAATGTTCACAGGAGTTGACCTTCTTTCGAACATGCTCAAACTCACGGTGCTTTTGATTGGCGGTTACCTTACCTTAAAAAGAATTATCACACCCGGTTCATTGGTTGCGTACTTCTTATACGTAGAGCTGTTCTTGCAGCCAATACGAAGGCTTATGATGCTCGCACAACAATATGAGGCAGGAATGGCTGGGTTCAAAAGGTTTATTGAGATAATGGATACGAAACCCGATATTGTTGACAGGGAAGGCGCAATTGAGCTGGGAAGAGTAAGAGGGGATATTGAGATAAAGAATGTTTCGTTCTCTTATGATGGCGGCGAAAAGGTTTTAAGAAATATAAGTCTGAAAATCCCAGCTGGAAAGACCGTTGCCCTTGTGGGTCCTTCTGGTGGTGGCAAGACCACTTTATGCCATCTCATACCGAGATTTTATGAAATATCTGAAGGAGAGATTTTGATAGATGGGATAAACATAAAGGATGTAACATTGAAATCTTTAAGAAGGAATATAGGGATTGTTCAACAGGATGTTTTCCTCTTTGCTGGAACTATAAGGGATAACATCGCATATGGTAAAGGCAACGCAACCGAGGAAGAAATAGTAGAAGCGGCGAAGCGCGCAAATATACACGATTTTATTATGACACTCGAAGATGGATACGATACGTATGTTGGCGAGAGAGGAGTCAGGCTTTCCGGCGGGCAAAAGCAGAGAGTTTCAATAGCAAGGGTTTTCCTGAAAAATCCACCTATATTAATTCTCGATGAAGCAACTTCAGCGCTGGATAATGAGACCGAATTAAAAATTCAGCAATCTCTTGAAGAGCTTTCAAAAGGAAGAACCTCGCTCGTCATAGCCCACAGGCTTTCCACAATTAAGCATGCCGATGAGATTATCGTTATAACCAAAGATGGGATAATAGAACGTGGTTCCCATGAAGAATTATTGAAGTCGAAAGGTCATTATTACAGGCTTTATAAATCACAATTCAGAGGATATATCCCTGATTCTTTCGATGAAGAGCAAGCTGGCAACCTCGTCTGA
- a CDS encoding Crp/Fnr family transcriptional regulator, with product MLRRWGILVNDLIVNLSRLKPFEEFNVGELEALFRKNGSWLEHYSMGEIIKHRGDKCNALLLLLKGKVSTEMQDTEGKRVVLEKIEAPSILASAILFSSEPTMPVDIVASDKTVMLSMKKELILELCMTKEKFLRGLLKDMGDRVTLLAKKVYFFSLNSLKEKLSQYLLEKAAGKSELTLEITKDELASFFGVTRPSLSRAFSELAKEGMIIQEGKRVKLINKNALRKLGERE from the coding sequence ATGTTACGAAGGTGGGGAATACTCGTGAATGACCTTATTGTAAATCTCTCCAGGCTTAAGCCTTTTGAAGAATTTAACGTAGGTGAACTCGAAGCCCTTTTCAGAAAAAACGGATCATGGCTTGAACATTATAGTATGGGAGAAATAATAAAGCATAGGGGAGACAAATGTAACGCTCTTTTGCTTCTGCTAAAAGGGAAAGTATCTACCGAAATGCAGGATACGGAAGGCAAAAGAGTGGTGCTGGAAAAGATAGAAGCTCCATCTATTTTAGCCAGTGCAATACTTTTTTCTTCCGAACCCACAATGCCTGTGGATATCGTCGCTTCTGATAAAACGGTAATGCTTTCCATGAAAAAAGAGCTAATTTTGGAATTATGCATGACAAAGGAAAAGTTCCTGAGAGGATTGCTGAAAGATATGGGTGACAGGGTCACATTGCTGGCAAAGAAAGTGTATTTCTTTTCTTTAAATTCACTGAAAGAAAAACTGTCTCAATACCTTCTTGAAAAAGCCGCCGGAAAGAGTGAACTCACTCTTGAAATTACCAAAGATGAACTGGCAAGCTTTTTTGGAGTAACAAGACCTTCCCTTTCAAGAGCCTTTTCCGAACTTGCTAAAGAGGGCATGATAATTCAAGAAGGCAAAAGGGTGAAGCTGATAAACAAAAATGCTTTGAGAAAGCTTGGAGAAAGAGAATAA
- a CDS encoding BMP family ABC transporter substrate-binding protein — protein MKRHVILLLLIMLVTSFVTARALKVAFIYVGPVGDAGWTYAHDLGRQYVEKVFGSDIVTNYIESVPEGAESESVLRNYAQRGYDLIFATSFGYMDPVINVAKKYPKTIFMHCSGYKTAENAGTYFGRMYEPRFLSGLIAGIMTKSNIIGYVAAHPIPEVIRGINAFALGVKYVNPQAKVHVIWSNTWYDPAMEKEAAISLLDMGADVIAQHQDSPAPQQAAQQYGAYSVGYNSDMGEFAPKAYLGAPIWNWGPYYEKVIRDVMNGTWKNEQYWGGMADGVVDIHISDLVPDTVKKLVSVFKEAIIEGKFHPFSGPLYDQDGNLRVPAGDVLSDGELLGMDWFVDNVVGVIPK, from the coding sequence ATGAAGAGACATGTGATCCTGTTGCTCTTGATCATGCTGGTCACTTCTTTCGTTACCGCAAGAGCGTTGAAAGTCGCTTTTATTTATGTAGGACCTGTTGGCGATGCTGGCTGGACTTATGCCCACGATCTTGGAAGGCAATATGTAGAGAAAGTCTTTGGAAGTGATATTGTAACAAACTACATTGAAAGCGTTCCGGAAGGTGCAGAATCCGAAAGTGTACTGAGAAATTATGCTCAACGAGGCTACGATTTAATTTTCGCCACAAGCTTTGGTTATATGGATCCAGTTATAAATGTGGCCAAAAAGTATCCAAAGACTATCTTCATGCATTGTTCCGGTTACAAAACAGCCGAAAACGCGGGCACATATTTCGGGCGGATGTATGAACCGCGATTTCTTTCCGGGCTTATAGCAGGTATAATGACCAAAAGCAACATCATAGGATACGTGGCAGCTCATCCAATTCCTGAGGTCATAAGGGGAATTAACGCCTTTGCCCTTGGTGTCAAATATGTAAATCCTCAAGCAAAGGTTCACGTTATCTGGTCAAACACCTGGTATGACCCCGCTATGGAAAAAGAAGCAGCGATTTCCCTGCTTGATATGGGAGCAGACGTAATTGCACAGCATCAGGATTCCCCTGCCCCCCAGCAGGCAGCCCAGCAGTATGGCGCTTACTCTGTTGGATATAATAGCGATATGGGTGAATTCGCTCCCAAGGCCTATCTTGGTGCGCCAATATGGAATTGGGGCCCTTATTATGAAAAGGTAATAAGAGATGTAATGAATGGCACATGGAAGAACGAACAGTACTGGGGCGGCATGGCTGATGGAGTTGTGGATATACATATCAGCGATCTCGTTCCCGATACCGTCAAAAAGCTTGTCTCCGTTTTCAAGGAAGCCATCATCGAAGGCAAGTTCCATCCCTTCAGCGGACCGCTATACGACCAGGATGGAAACCTGAGAGTCCCTGCCGGTGATGTTCTCTCTGATGGCGAACTTTTAGGCATGGACTGGTTCGTGGATAACGTGGTAGGTGTGATTCCAAAATAA
- a CDS encoding trans-sulfuration enzyme family protein — MEDRDMKFDTLAIHAAEQHDQNQSLNSPIYMTSTFTFTDLQQADDTFSFKRRAYVYTRGGNPTINLFEQRMAALEGGADGVAFASGMAAITSVIMSFAKSGDEIIAHRNLYGSAFGTLKHLLPDYGVRTKFVNMTVPEELKEAITENSKVFYLETPTNPSMEIIDLETVVKIASKAGIKVVVDNTFASPYLQRPLEYGVDVVVHSATKYISGHGDAVGGVAVSKDQDYINKLKFGYMCELGGVMSPFNAWLLLRGLKTLPLRMERHASNARKIAHFLVKHPLVERVMYPGLESHPGHEIARKQMKDFGGIVSFDLKGNLERAKSFVENLKLLKLAVSLGDAETLVEIPALMTHRDYLEEELIKFGFLKKTIRISAGLEHPDDIIADIKQALEKVS; from the coding sequence ATGGAAGATAGAGATATGAAGTTCGATACCCTTGCAATCCATGCTGCAGAACAGCACGACCAGAACCAGTCGCTGAACAGTCCGATATATATGACTTCCACTTTTACCTTTACAGATTTGCAACAGGCAGACGACACTTTTAGTTTCAAAAGAAGGGCATACGTTTACACACGCGGGGGAAATCCCACCATAAACCTGTTTGAGCAAAGAATGGCCGCACTCGAAGGCGGTGCAGATGGGGTGGCGTTTGCTTCTGGTATGGCTGCGATAACATCCGTTATCATGTCTTTTGCGAAAAGTGGTGATGAAATCATTGCGCATAGAAACCTTTATGGTTCTGCTTTTGGCACGTTGAAGCATTTGTTGCCCGATTACGGCGTCAGAACGAAATTCGTGAACATGACTGTCCCCGAGGAGCTAAAAGAAGCTATCACAGAAAACAGCAAAGTCTTTTACCTTGAAACTCCAACAAATCCCTCCATGGAGATTATAGACCTTGAAACCGTCGTGAAAATAGCATCAAAAGCAGGGATTAAAGTTGTTGTAGATAATACCTTTGCATCACCCTATCTGCAAAGGCCACTTGAGTACGGGGTGGATGTTGTGGTGCACAGCGCTACCAAGTACATTTCCGGTCACGGCGATGCGGTTGGCGGAGTCGCTGTGTCAAAAGACCAGGATTACATAAATAAGCTTAAATTCGGTTACATGTGCGAGCTCGGAGGGGTTATGAGCCCCTTCAACGCGTGGCTCCTGTTGAGGGGGTTGAAGACGCTTCCACTAAGAATGGAAAGGCACGCGAGTAATGCAAGAAAGATAGCACATTTTCTCGTAAAGCACCCCCTTGTTGAAAGGGTTATGTATCCGGGACTGGAAAGCCACCCCGGCCACGAGATTGCCAGAAAACAGATGAAGGATTTTGGAGGCATAGTCAGTTTTGATCTTAAAGGAAACCTCGAAAGGGCAAAAAGCTTTGTTGAAAACCTTAAGCTCCTGAAACTCGCTGTTAGCCTTGGTGATGCGGAGACACTCGTGGAAATTCCTGCACTTATGACCCACCGCGACTACCTCGAAGAGGAATTGATAAAATTTGGGTTTTTGAAGAAGACCATAAGGATATCAGCCGGCCTGGAACATCCCGATGATATCATAGCTGATATAAAACAGGCTCTTGAGAAGGTGAGTTGA
- a CDS encoding DUF3795 domain-containing protein yields the protein MIACCGINCIECPAYIATINNDDAKRKETAKEWSEMFNADIKPEDINCEGCLSEGNVLFSHCYECSIRKCARGKRVKNCAYCSEFPCQMLSEFFDQVPEAKKNLEDIRKRF from the coding sequence ATGATAGCTTGCTGTGGAATCAATTGCATTGAATGTCCCGCATATATAGCCACAATAAACAATGATGATGCCAAAAGAAAAGAAACCGCAAAAGAATGGTCTGAGATGTTCAACGCCGATATTAAGCCTGAGGATATCAATTGTGAAGGTTGTTTGAGTGAAGGAAATGTGTTGTTTTCTCACTGCTATGAATGTTCAATTCGTAAATGCGCTCGGGGGAAAAGAGTAAAGAACTGCGCATATTGTTCCGAATTTCCCTGTCAAATGCTTTCTGAATTCTTCGATCAGGTCCCGGAAGCAAAGAAAAACCTTGAAGATATCAGAAAGAGATTTTGA
- a CDS encoding DUF438 domain-containing protein, which translates to MLDNSEKREMLKKMLKKLHNNPEKLESIKTQFSGLIRELTPVDISRVEQELIEEGIPAESIQLMCDAHLELFKKAIVEDEIEVEPWHPIHILVEEHRDMMNQFDNFRKFMLEKIENIGEMLSKTLEYFDQLELYFLKEENGLFPFIEKHGVVQPPAIMWKEHDQLREWRKELKRLSENPHENHKEIANLALAITELLTDHVYKEHKVLFPTALKLVSPEEWKEARKAFDEIGYFSYKPSPFYLENQVPQISESLINLGSGYMTPEQLKLMLDHLPFDITFVDETDTVKFFSENPERIFTRTRAIVGRKVQNCHPPKSVDIVNKILKDFKERKRNDADFWLKLGDKYIYIKYIAIRDSAGKYIGTLEVSQNIAPIQKISGEKRIYDEKKEV; encoded by the coding sequence ATGTTAGACAACAGCGAGAAACGGGAAATGTTGAAGAAAATGCTAAAAAAATTACACAATAATCCCGAAAAACTCGAAAGCATAAAAACACAATTTTCTGGACTAATAAGAGAATTAACACCTGTGGATATTTCCAGAGTGGAACAGGAATTGATAGAAGAAGGAATTCCTGCGGAAAGCATTCAGCTAATGTGCGATGCCCATCTGGAACTTTTCAAGAAGGCGATCGTTGAGGACGAAATCGAAGTAGAGCCCTGGCATCCCATTCATATCCTTGTTGAAGAGCACAGGGATATGATGAATCAATTTGACAATTTCAGAAAATTCATGTTGGAAAAGATAGAAAATATTGGAGAAATGCTCTCCAAAACATTGGAATATTTTGATCAATTGGAGCTCTATTTTCTGAAAGAGGAAAACGGGCTCTTTCCTTTTATAGAAAAGCACGGTGTCGTACAACCGCCTGCGATTATGTGGAAAGAGCATGACCAGCTAAGAGAATGGAGAAAAGAATTAAAAAGACTTTCTGAAAATCCTCATGAAAACCATAAAGAAATTGCAAATCTGGCTCTTGCAATTACCGAGCTTTTAACTGACCATGTTTATAAAGAACACAAAGTGCTATTTCCAACGGCTCTGAAACTGGTATCTCCTGAAGAGTGGAAAGAGGCAAGGAAAGCTTTTGATGAAATCGGATATTTCTCTTACAAACCTTCACCCTTTTATCTTGAAAACCAGGTCCCTCAAATTTCCGAAAGCTTGATAAACCTTGGCAGTGGCTATATGACCCCGGAGCAGCTAAAACTCATGCTGGATCATTTGCCCTTCGACATTACCTTTGTGGATGAAACGGACACGGTGAAATTTTTCAGCGAAAATCCGGAAAGGATTTTCACCAGAACCAGGGCTATTGTTGGCAGGAAAGTTCAAAATTGCCACCCGCCAAAAAGCGTTGATATTGTGAACAAAATTCTGAAAGACTTCAAAGAAAGAAAGAGAAATGATGCGGATTTTTGGTTGAAGCTTGGCGATAAGTATATCTACATAAAATATATTGCGATTCGTGATTCAGCGGGGAAATATATCGGAACGCTGGAAGTTTCTCAAAACATTGCGCCTATTCAAAAGATCTCAGGTGAAAAAAGAATTTACGATGAAAAGAAGGAGGTATAA